The following proteins are encoded in a genomic region of Nonomuraea muscovyensis:
- the thrS gene encoding threonine--tRNA ligase: MSAELRITLAGAERVVAAGTTAGDALEADGRTVIAARVNGQPCDLAHPLADGDVVEPIDVSSEEGRAIVRHSTAHVMAQAVQELFPDAKLGIGPPVDNGFYYDFDVAQAFHPDDLKRVEKRMREIVKQGQLFARRPVTDEQAREELAAEPYKLELIGLKGGAAAEEAVEVGAGELTIYDNLDPKSGELRWKDLCRGPHVPSTRSIPAFKLMRSGGAYWRGSEKNPQLQRIYGTAWESRDKQDEYLKLLEEAEKRDHRKLGAELDLFSFPPELGSGLPVFHPKGGIIRKEMEDYMRRRQGEAGYEFVNTPHITKSTLFETSGHLPWYADDMFPPFELEGVEYRVKPMNCPMHNLIFRARGRSYRELPLRLCEFGSVYRYEKSGVVHGLTRVRGMTQDDSHIYCTREQMVGEIKSLLTFVLSVLRDFGLSEFYLELSTRDDSDKFIGDPADWDEATAALRQTAEESGLELVDDPGGAAFYGPKISVQAKDAIGRTWQLSTIQLDLNQPKRFELEYQAADGSRQTPVMIHRALFGSIERFLGVLTEHYAGAFPPWLAPVQVVGIPIADAHASYLQDVAKRLRERGIRVEVDTADDRMQKKIRNAQKAKVPFMLLAGDEDIAGGAVSFRYRSGEQKNGVPVDEAVAEIVDAVERRIQV; encoded by the coding sequence GTGTCAGCCGAGCTACGCATCACCCTCGCCGGAGCCGAGCGTGTGGTCGCGGCCGGCACGACGGCCGGTGACGCGCTCGAGGCCGACGGCCGCACCGTCATCGCCGCCCGGGTCAACGGCCAGCCGTGCGACCTCGCCCACCCGCTCGCCGACGGTGACGTGGTCGAGCCGATCGACGTCTCCAGCGAGGAGGGTCGCGCGATCGTGCGCCACTCCACCGCCCACGTCATGGCCCAGGCGGTGCAGGAGCTGTTCCCCGACGCGAAGCTTGGCATCGGCCCGCCCGTCGACAACGGCTTCTACTACGACTTCGACGTCGCCCAGGCGTTCCACCCCGACGACCTCAAGCGTGTCGAGAAGCGCATGCGCGAGATCGTCAAGCAGGGGCAGCTGTTCGCCCGCCGGCCCGTCACCGACGAGCAGGCCCGCGAGGAGCTGGCCGCCGAGCCGTACAAGCTGGAGCTGATCGGCCTCAAGGGCGGCGCCGCGGCGGAGGAGGCGGTCGAGGTCGGCGCGGGCGAGCTGACGATCTACGACAACCTCGACCCCAAGAGCGGCGAGCTGCGCTGGAAGGACCTGTGCCGCGGCCCGCACGTGCCGTCCACCCGGTCCATCCCGGCGTTCAAGCTCATGCGCTCCGGCGGCGCCTACTGGCGCGGCAGCGAGAAGAACCCGCAGCTCCAGCGCATCTACGGCACCGCATGGGAGTCGCGCGACAAGCAGGACGAATACCTCAAGCTGCTGGAGGAGGCCGAGAAGCGCGACCACCGCAAGCTCGGCGCGGAGCTGGACCTGTTCAGCTTCCCGCCCGAGCTGGGCAGCGGGCTGCCGGTCTTCCATCCCAAGGGCGGGATCATCCGCAAGGAGATGGAAGACTACATGCGCAGGCGGCAGGGCGAGGCGGGCTACGAGTTCGTCAACACCCCGCACATCACCAAGTCGACGCTGTTCGAGACCTCCGGTCACCTGCCGTGGTACGCCGACGACATGTTCCCGCCCTTCGAGCTGGAGGGCGTCGAATACCGCGTCAAGCCGATGAACTGCCCGATGCACAACCTGATCTTCCGGGCGCGCGGGCGGTCCTACCGTGAGCTGCCGCTGCGGCTGTGCGAGTTCGGCTCCGTCTACCGCTACGAGAAGTCGGGTGTCGTCCACGGCCTGACGCGGGTGCGCGGCATGACGCAGGACGACTCCCACATCTACTGCACGCGCGAGCAGATGGTCGGCGAGATCAAGAGCCTGCTCACCTTCGTGCTCAGCGTGCTGCGCGACTTCGGCCTGTCGGAGTTCTACCTGGAGCTGTCCACCCGCGACGACTCCGACAAGTTCATCGGCGACCCGGCCGACTGGGACGAGGCCACTGCGGCGCTGCGCCAGACGGCCGAGGAGTCGGGGCTGGAGCTGGTCGACGACCCGGGCGGCGCCGCCTTCTACGGCCCCAAGATCTCGGTGCAGGCCAAGGACGCGATCGGCCGCACCTGGCAGCTGTCCACCATCCAGCTCGACCTCAACCAGCCCAAGCGGTTCGAGCTCGAGTACCAAGCCGCCGACGGCAGCCGCCAGACGCCCGTCATGATCCACCGGGCGCTGTTCGGCTCGATCGAGCGCTTCCTCGGCGTGCTCACCGAGCACTACGCGGGCGCCTTCCCCCCGTGGCTGGCCCCGGTGCAGGTCGTCGGCATCCCGATCGCCGACGCGCACGCCTCCTACCTTCAGGACGTCGCCAAGCGGCTGCGTGAGCGGGGCATCCGGGTCGAGGTCGACACGGCCGACGACCGGATGCAGAAGAAGATCCGCAACGCCCAGAAGGCCAAGGTGCCGT
- a CDS encoding glycoside hydrolase family 25 protein, whose protein sequence is MKRLLNGIDVSNWQGRVDWAAHARAGVAFAFAKATEGGDFTDKHFARNWEGMRENWIVCGAYHFARPKGDAAEQAHHFLRVLKEAGGLRRGDLVALDLETNDGLRPERVARHARRWCSHVERHAGIRPIIYTFPAFARGGHCAGLGDHPLWIADPDRPRGRPVTPGPWREWTIHQYDHKPLDRNIFLGSRQGLTRLGFDPR, encoded by the coding sequence GTGAAACGCTTGCTGAACGGCATAGACGTGTCCAACTGGCAAGGCAGGGTCGACTGGGCCGCGCACGCCCGCGCCGGAGTCGCCTTCGCGTTCGCCAAGGCGACCGAGGGCGGCGACTTCACCGACAAGCACTTCGCCCGCAACTGGGAGGGCATGCGGGAGAACTGGATCGTCTGCGGCGCCTACCACTTCGCCCGCCCCAAGGGCGACGCGGCCGAGCAGGCGCACCACTTCCTGCGCGTGCTCAAGGAGGCGGGCGGGTTGCGCCGCGGCGATCTGGTCGCGCTCGACCTGGAGACCAACGACGGCCTGCGTCCCGAGAGGGTCGCCCGGCACGCCCGCCGCTGGTGCAGCCACGTCGAGCGGCACGCCGGCATCCGGCCGATCATCTACACCTTCCCGGCGTTCGCCCGCGGCGGCCACTGCGCCGGGCTCGGCGACCACCCCCTGTGGATCGCCGACCCCGACCGGCCACGCGGGCGCCCGGTGACGCCCGGACCGTGGCGCGAGTGGACAATCCACCAGTACGATCACAAACCGCTCGACCGGAACATCTTTCTCGGCAGCCGTCAAGGGCTGACGAGGCTGGGCTTCGACCCGCGATAG
- a CDS encoding TIGR03564 family F420-dependent LLM class oxidoreductase has product MRIGLTLNESTGPEPLRDLADAIAAAHADGFASAWLSNIFGLDAITALAVAGHATPGIELGTAVVPTYPRHPAVLAQQAMTANAALGGRLALGIGLSHRLVIEDMYGYSFERPARHMAEYLDILLPAVRGEQVSYQGETLKANIRLTTPGAGLPVLVAALAPRMLRLAGSRTAGTVLWMTGPKTVAEHVAPAITAAAEEAGRDRPRIVCMLPVCVTDDPAAARARAEQIFAVYGQLPSYRAMLDREGAAGPGDVAIVGDEASVRAQIDELAEAGVTDFGAAVYSARERTRDLLRSLL; this is encoded by the coding sequence ATGCGCATCGGACTGACGCTCAACGAATCCACCGGCCCCGAGCCGCTGCGTGACCTGGCCGACGCGATCGCCGCCGCGCACGCCGACGGCTTCGCCTCCGCCTGGCTGTCGAACATCTTCGGCCTCGACGCGATCACCGCCCTGGCCGTCGCCGGCCACGCGACGCCCGGCATCGAGCTCGGCACCGCCGTGGTGCCCACCTACCCGCGCCATCCGGCCGTGCTGGCCCAGCAGGCCATGACGGCCAACGCCGCACTCGGCGGCCGGCTGGCGCTCGGCATCGGCCTGTCGCACCGGCTCGTCATCGAGGACATGTACGGCTACAGCTTCGAGCGCCCCGCCCGGCACATGGCCGAGTACCTCGACATCCTGCTGCCCGCGGTCCGCGGCGAGCAGGTCAGCTACCAGGGCGAGACGCTCAAGGCCAACATCCGGCTCACCACGCCCGGAGCCGGCCTGCCCGTGCTCGTCGCCGCCCTCGCCCCGCGCATGCTCAGGCTCGCCGGCTCCCGGACCGCCGGCACCGTGCTCTGGATGACCGGCCCCAAGACCGTCGCCGAGCACGTCGCGCCCGCCATCACCGCCGCCGCCGAGGAGGCGGGCCGCGACCGCCCGCGCATCGTCTGCATGCTGCCCGTGTGCGTCACCGACGACCCCGCCGCCGCCCGGGCGCGCGCCGAGCAGATCTTCGCCGTGTACGGGCAGCTCCCCTCCTACCGCGCCATGCTCGACCGGGAGGGCGCGGCGGGACCCGGCGACGTGGCGATCGTCGGCGACGAGGCGAGCGTCCGGGCGCAGATCGACGAGCTGGCCGAGGCCGGCGTGACCGACTTCGGGGCCGCCGTCTACTCCGCCCGCGAACGCACCCGCGACCTTCTCAGGAGCCTGCTCTGA
- the pgm gene encoding phosphoglucomutase (alpha-D-glucose-1,6-bisphosphate-dependent), giving the protein MTHDRAGQPAQPADLVDVARLVTAYHSLHPDPAEVAQRVAFGTSGHRGSSLATAFNEDHILATTQAICEYRAEQGVDGPLFLGIDTHALSEPARVSALEVLVANEVTVLVDSRDGYTPTPAVSHAILTHNRGRSAGLADGVVITPSHNPPADGGFKYNPPQGGPADTDATSWIQDRANALLAAGLKGVRRVTYARAVDEAGRYDFLGSYVDDLPSVVDLDAVRAAGVRIGADPLGGASVAYWGEIAERHRLDLTVVNPLVDPTWRFMTLDWDGRIRMDCSSPYAMASLVAGRDRFDVSTGNDADADRHGVVTPDGGLMNPNHYLAVAISYLYSHRDGWPADAGVGKTMVSSGIIDRVAESLGRRLFEVPVGFKWFVPGLLDGSLGFGGEESAGASFLRRDGSVWTTDKDGIILALLASEILAVTGRSPSAHYRELTERFGEPAYARVDAPATREEKAVLGRLAAEQVTATSLAGEPITSVLTAAPGNGAKLGGVKVSTESAWFAARPSGTEDVYKIYAESFRGPDHLAKVQEEARALVSSALG; this is encoded by the coding sequence ATGACCCACGACCGCGCAGGACAGCCCGCCCAGCCCGCCGACCTGGTGGACGTCGCCCGGCTGGTGACGGCCTACCACAGCCTGCACCCGGATCCGGCCGAGGTGGCGCAACGGGTGGCGTTCGGCACGTCGGGGCACCGTGGGTCGTCCCTGGCCACGGCGTTCAACGAGGACCACATCCTGGCCACCACCCAGGCGATCTGCGAGTACCGGGCGGAGCAGGGCGTCGACGGGCCGCTGTTCCTGGGCATCGACACGCACGCGCTGTCCGAGCCGGCCCGCGTCTCGGCGCTGGAGGTGCTGGTGGCCAACGAGGTGACCGTGCTCGTCGACTCCCGCGACGGCTACACGCCGACGCCGGCCGTCTCGCACGCGATCCTCACCCACAACCGGGGCCGCTCGGCGGGCCTGGCCGACGGCGTGGTGATCACGCCGTCGCACAACCCGCCGGCCGACGGCGGCTTCAAGTACAACCCGCCGCAAGGCGGCCCCGCCGACACCGACGCCACGTCGTGGATCCAGGACCGGGCCAACGCGCTGCTGGCCGCCGGCCTGAAGGGCGTGCGGCGGGTGACCTACGCGAGGGCCGTGGACGAGGCGGGCCGCTACGACTTCCTCGGCTCGTACGTGGACGACCTGCCTTCCGTGGTGGACCTCGACGCCGTCCGCGCGGCCGGGGTGCGCATCGGTGCCGACCCGCTGGGCGGGGCGAGCGTGGCCTACTGGGGGGAGATCGCCGAGCGCCACCGGCTCGATCTGACGGTGGTCAACCCGCTGGTGGATCCGACCTGGCGGTTCATGACGCTCGACTGGGACGGCAGGATCCGGATGGACTGCTCGTCGCCGTACGCGATGGCCTCCCTGGTCGCGGGCCGCGACCGCTTCGACGTCTCCACCGGCAACGACGCCGACGCCGACCGGCACGGCGTCGTCACGCCCGACGGCGGCCTGATGAACCCCAACCACTACCTCGCCGTGGCCATCTCCTACCTCTACTCCCACCGCGACGGCTGGCCGGCCGACGCCGGGGTGGGCAAGACGATGGTGAGCAGCGGCATCATCGACCGGGTGGCCGAGTCGCTGGGGCGCCGGCTGTTCGAGGTGCCGGTCGGGTTCAAGTGGTTCGTGCCGGGGCTGCTCGACGGGTCGCTCGGCTTCGGCGGCGAGGAGAGCGCCGGGGCGTCGTTCCTGCGCCGCGACGGCTCGGTGTGGACGACCGACAAGGACGGCATCATCCTGGCGCTGCTCGCCTCGGAGATCCTCGCCGTCACGGGCAGGTCGCCGAGCGCCCATTACCGCGAGCTGACCGAGCGGTTCGGCGAGCCCGCCTACGCCCGGGTGGACGCCCCGGCCACGCGCGAGGAGAAGGCGGTGCTCGGCAGGCTGGCGGCCGAGCAGGTGACGGCGACCAGCCTGGCCGGCGAGCCGATCACGTCGGTGCTGACGGCCGCGCCCGGCAACGGCGCCAAGCTGGGCGGGGTGAAGGTCTCGACCGAGAGCGCGTGGTTCGCGGCCCGCCCGTCGGGCACCGAGGACGTCTACAAGATCTACGCAGAGTCGTTCCGGGGCCCCGACCATCTGGCCAAGGTGCAGGAGGAGGCCCGAGCGCTGGTGTCGTCGGCTCTGGGGTGA
- a CDS encoding DUF2786 domain-containing protein, with protein sequence MRERTLERVRKLLAKAERTDNEHERATFMAAASALMAKHGIDSLAPAGPRQAPGDRIVTLPPPWAREKARLVSLVAQALRCRPLLLGHGDGGQRVHVFGFAADLERADVLATSLLLQMASGLARVRPPEAGGGAARAYRRSWLLGFTDEVYRLLREAERLAEERADAEAPATGTALVLADRRAEVERAVAARYPRIRLSVPRTSGTGYHDGAEAGRRADLGRTGVPDRPAPELAPR encoded by the coding sequence GTGAGGGAGCGCACACTCGAACGGGTCAGGAAGCTGCTGGCCAAGGCCGAGCGCACCGACAACGAGCACGAGCGCGCCACGTTCATGGCGGCGGCGTCGGCGCTGATGGCCAAGCACGGCATCGACTCCCTCGCCCCGGCCGGTCCGCGCCAGGCACCCGGCGACCGGATCGTGACGCTGCCGCCGCCGTGGGCGCGGGAGAAGGCCCGCCTGGTGAGCCTGGTCGCGCAGGCGCTGCGCTGCCGCCCGCTGCTGCTCGGGCACGGCGACGGCGGGCAGCGGGTGCACGTCTTCGGGTTCGCCGCCGATCTCGAACGTGCCGACGTGCTGGCCACCTCCCTGCTGCTGCAGATGGCCTCGGGGCTGGCGCGGGTGCGTCCGCCGGAGGCGGGCGGCGGGGCGGCGCGGGCCTACCGGCGCTCGTGGCTGCTCGGGTTCACCGACGAGGTGTACCGGCTGCTGCGCGAGGCCGAGCGGCTGGCCGAGGAGCGGGCCGACGCCGAGGCTCCCGCGACGGGCACCGCGCTCGTCCTGGCCGACCGGCGGGCGGAGGTGGAGCGGGCGGTGGCGGCCCGCTACCCGCGCATCCGGCTCAGCGTGCCGCGGACCAGCGGCACCGGTTACCACGACGGCGCCGAGGCCGGACGGCGCGCCGACCTCGGCCGCACCGGCGTCCCCGACCGGCCCGCCCCCGAACTGGCACCCCGCTAG
- a CDS encoding HD domain-containing protein yields MQTRWLALAGRSPAAAALGAELVARWSEPHRRYHTLDHLAAVLAAIDRLEAEAADPVAVRLAAWFHDAVYDGRPGWDEERSAWLALARLPRCGVPAARVAAVARLVRLTAAHDRLAPGDADGAVLCDADLSVLGGDGYGDYAARVREEYAHVPGDLFRQGRAGVLRRLLATPRLYRTPRAYELWETRARANMSAELAALTAAAPPPTG; encoded by the coding sequence ATGCAGACACGCTGGCTCGCCCTGGCGGGCCGCTCCCCCGCCGCCGCGGCCCTGGGCGCGGAGCTGGTCGCCCGCTGGTCGGAGCCGCACCGCCGCTACCACACGCTGGACCATCTGGCCGCCGTGCTCGCGGCGATCGACCGGCTGGAGGCCGAGGCGGCCGACCCGGTGGCGGTGCGGCTGGCGGCGTGGTTCCACGACGCCGTCTACGACGGGAGGCCGGGCTGGGACGAGGAGCGCAGCGCGTGGCTGGCACTCGCCCGGCTGCCGCGCTGCGGGGTGCCCGCCGCGCGGGTCGCCGCGGTGGCCCGGCTGGTACGGCTGACGGCCGCGCACGACCGGCTGGCCCCCGGCGACGCCGACGGGGCCGTGCTGTGCGACGCCGACCTGTCGGTGCTGGGCGGCGACGGGTACGGCGACTACGCGGCCCGGGTCCGCGAGGAGTACGCGCACGTGCCCGGCGACCTGTTCCGCCAGGGCAGGGCGGGGGTGCTGCGGCGGCTGCTGGCCACGCCGCGGCTCTACCGGACCCCGCGGGCGTACGAGCTGTGGGAGACGCGGGCGCGGGCGAACATGAGCGCCGAGCTGGCCGCCCTCACCGCGGCCGCCCCGCCTCCCACTGGCTGA
- a CDS encoding DUF4031 domain-containing protein, with protein sequence MTVLIDPPQWPGPRGLMWSHLVSDHSLDELHSFAGLLGVPGRAFDRDHYDVPETVHALAVSLGAQAVSSRELLHRLIAAGLRHRKRR encoded by the coding sequence GTGACGGTGCTCATCGACCCCCCGCAGTGGCCCGGCCCGCGCGGCCTCATGTGGTCGCATCTGGTCAGCGACCACTCCCTGGACGAGCTGCACTCCTTCGCCGGGCTGCTCGGCGTGCCGGGGCGGGCGTTCGACCGCGACCACTACGACGTGCCGGAGACCGTGCACGCCCTGGCCGTCTCGCTGGGGGCGCAGGCGGTCAGCTCGCGCGAGCTGCTGCACCGCCTCATCGCCGCCGGCCTCCGGCACCGCAAACGCCGCTGA
- a CDS encoding HAD family hydrolase, with amino-acid sequence MNAPVIDLTTISAVVFDTDGVVTDTARGHAAAWKHVFDVFLRGRSAPFDIEADYLCHVEGRPRLDGVRTFLASRGIELPEGAPDDEPGSPTVHGLGLAKDRLFVAQVDKYGVAAFPSTVALLHELRHRGARTAAVSASLHGRKLVASAGVLHLFDLVVDGGDAALMNLPGRPDPALFLEAARRLAVPAARSAVIDAALPGIEAGRKGGFGLVVGVDRPVRAPGAGLAVGGDGRGDELRERGADVVVADLGELEVRGRVLPWSP; translated from the coding sequence GTGAACGCACCCGTCATCGACCTGACCACGATCAGCGCCGTCGTGTTCGACACCGACGGCGTGGTCACCGACACCGCCCGCGGCCACGCGGCCGCCTGGAAGCACGTCTTCGACGTGTTCCTGCGCGGCCGCTCGGCGCCCTTCGACATCGAGGCCGACTACCTGTGCCACGTGGAGGGGCGGCCGCGACTCGACGGCGTCCGCACCTTCCTCGCCTCACGCGGCATCGAGCTGCCCGAGGGCGCGCCCGACGACGAGCCGGGCTCGCCCACCGTCCACGGGCTGGGCCTGGCCAAGGACCGCCTGTTCGTCGCGCAGGTGGACAAGTACGGCGTGGCCGCGTTCCCGTCGACCGTGGCACTGCTGCACGAGCTGCGCCACCGGGGCGCCCGCACCGCGGCCGTCTCGGCCAGCCTGCACGGCCGCAAGCTCGTCGCGTCGGCGGGCGTCCTGCACCTGTTCGACCTGGTGGTCGACGGCGGCGACGCGGCCCTGATGAACCTGCCCGGCAGACCCGACCCCGCCCTGTTCCTGGAGGCCGCGCGCCGGCTGGCCGTCCCCGCCGCCAGGTCGGCGGTGATCGACGCCGCGCTGCCCGGGATCGAGGCGGGCCGCAAGGGCGGCTTCGGCCTGGTCGTCGGCGTCGACCGGCCGGTCCGGGCGCCCGGCGCCGGCCTCGCCGTCGGCGGCGACGGCCGTGGCGACGAGCTGCGCGAACGTGGCGCCGACGTGGTGGTGGCCGACCTCGGCGAGCTGGAGGTGCGCGGCAGGGTCCTACCCTGGAGCCCGTGA
- a CDS encoding cytochrome P450 — protein sequence MSDSEFPLVQFMREGFDPVVELARIQTEQPVFPMEIPGGQTVYLVTRYNDVRTVLGDHDRFSNDFGNVIGLGSTQEDPGGLGFRDPPEHTRLRKYLTPEFTMRRLRRLEPRIEAMVEEHLDKMEAQGSPADLVESFALPIPSLVVCELLGVPYEERAGFLKMSTDRFDFTAGPEASLQAINDAMTYLTELVARERLDPGEGLLGHLLREHGDELDDRTLASMADGMLTGGHDTSTSMLALGTLWLLENPEQAAKVREVDGHVVQVVEELLRYMSVVQVAFPRFAREDLEMHGRLIKKGEMVLCSLAAANRDPNLGGDMNEVKPYRDTAGSHLAFGHGIHRCIGAPLAQMEMRIAFPALLRRFPGLRVAGEVPFRKLAIVYGVEKLPVAW from the coding sequence ATGTCAGACTCAGAGTTCCCCCTAGTCCAGTTCATGCGCGAGGGCTTCGACCCGGTGGTGGAGCTGGCCCGCATCCAGACCGAGCAGCCGGTCTTCCCCATGGAGATCCCCGGGGGGCAGACGGTCTACCTGGTGACGCGCTACAACGACGTGCGGACCGTACTCGGCGACCATGATCGTTTCAGCAACGACTTCGGCAACGTGATCGGCCTCGGCTCCACCCAGGAGGACCCGGGCGGGCTGGGCTTCCGCGACCCGCCCGAGCACACCCGGCTGCGCAAGTACCTGACGCCCGAGTTCACCATGCGCCGGCTGCGCAGGCTGGAGCCGCGCATCGAGGCCATGGTCGAGGAGCACCTCGACAAGATGGAGGCCCAGGGCTCACCGGCCGACCTGGTGGAGTCCTTCGCGCTGCCCATCCCGTCGCTCGTCGTCTGCGAGCTGCTCGGCGTGCCGTACGAGGAGCGGGCCGGCTTCCTCAAGATGAGCACCGACCGCTTCGACTTCACCGCCGGGCCCGAGGCGTCGCTGCAGGCCATCAACGACGCCATGACCTACCTCACCGAGCTCGTCGCCCGCGAACGGCTCGACCCGGGGGAGGGCCTGCTCGGGCACCTCCTGCGCGAGCACGGCGACGAGCTCGACGACCGCACACTGGCCAGCATGGCCGACGGCATGCTCACCGGCGGCCACGACACCAGCACCAGCATGCTCGCCCTCGGCACGCTGTGGCTGCTCGAGAACCCCGAGCAGGCCGCCAAGGTGCGCGAGGTCGACGGCCACGTGGTGCAGGTCGTCGAGGAGCTGCTGCGCTACATGTCGGTCGTGCAGGTGGCCTTCCCCCGCTTCGCCCGCGAGGACCTGGAGATGCACGGCCGGCTGATCAAGAAGGGCGAGATGGTGCTCTGCTCGCTCGCCGCCGCCAACCGCGACCCCAACCTCGGCGGCGACATGAACGAGGTCAAGCCCTACCGCGACACGGCCGGCTCCCACCTGGCCTTCGGCCACGGCATCCACCGCTGCATCGGCGCGCCGCTGGCCCAGATGGAGATGCGCATCGCCTTCCCGGCGCTGCTGCGCCGCTTCCCCGGCCTGCGCGTCGCGGGTGAGGTGCCGTTCAGGAAGCTCGCCATCGTCTACGGCGTGGAGAAGCTACCCGTCGCGTGGTGA
- a CDS encoding alpha/beta fold hydrolase: protein MITASYTIPGMRVRDHVEEVPLDWSRPGGETITLFARELVDPVRDREDLPCLLYLQGGPGGKGPRPVGTAGWLGQALRTHRVVLLDQRGTGRSSRLDGRRMATLGARAGAELLALFRADSIVADAEHLRRTVFGGRRWATLGQSFGGFITLTYLSRAPEGLSACYVTGGLPTLQPDAAEVYRRTYPRVEAKNAAFYRRYPHHAQTVTRLADRLAEGDVLLPDGDPLTVRRLQTLGIDFGMKPGYERMHWLLDEALDGGQVTETFLHQVLARTSYADNPLFAALQESIYGSGPGATGWAAERERARHPRFAETARPLLFTGEMMYPWMFEEIRALRPFRAAVELLAERDDWPPLYDPRRLAGNEVPLAAAVYFDDMYVDSGLQLDTAARVGNAQAWVTNEYEHDGVGEERVFARLTELIRDVGGGLQD from the coding sequence GTGATCACCGCGAGCTACACGATCCCGGGCATGCGGGTACGCGACCACGTCGAGGAGGTGCCGCTCGACTGGTCCCGTCCCGGCGGCGAGACGATCACCTTGTTCGCCCGCGAACTGGTCGATCCCGTACGCGACCGGGAGGACCTGCCCTGCCTGCTCTACCTGCAGGGCGGCCCGGGCGGCAAGGGGCCGCGGCCGGTCGGCACGGCCGGCTGGCTCGGCCAGGCGTTGCGCACCCACCGGGTGGTCCTGCTGGACCAGCGCGGCACCGGCCGCAGCTCCCGCCTCGACGGGCGGCGGATGGCGACGCTCGGCGCGCGGGCGGGCGCCGAGCTGCTGGCGCTGTTCCGCGCCGACTCGATCGTGGCCGACGCCGAGCACCTGCGCCGCACGGTCTTCGGCGGGCGGCGCTGGGCGACGCTGGGGCAGAGCTTCGGCGGGTTCATCACGCTGACGTACCTGTCGCGGGCGCCGGAGGGGCTCAGCGCGTGCTACGTCACGGGCGGCCTGCCCACGCTGCAGCCGGACGCGGCGGAGGTCTACCGGCGGACGTACCCGCGGGTCGAGGCGAAGAACGCGGCGTTCTACCGCCGCTACCCGCACCACGCGCAGACCGTCACCCGGCTGGCCGACCGGCTGGCCGAGGGCGACGTCCTGCTGCCGGACGGCGACCCGCTGACCGTGCGGCGGCTGCAGACGCTGGGCATCGACTTCGGCATGAAGCCCGGCTACGAGCGCATGCACTGGCTGCTCGACGAGGCGCTGGACGGCGGTCAGGTCACCGAGACGTTCCTGCACCAGGTGCTGGCCCGTACCTCCTACGCCGACAACCCGCTCTTCGCCGCGCTGCAGGAGAGCATCTACGGCTCCGGGCCCGGCGCCACCGGATGGGCGGCCGAGCGGGAGCGCGCCCGGCATCCGCGCTTCGCCGAGACGGCCCGGCCGCTGCTGTTCACCGGGGAGATGATGTATCCCTGGATGTTCGAGGAGATCCGCGCGCTGCGCCCCTTCCGTGCGGCCGTGGAGCTGCTCGCCGAGCGCGACGACTGGCCCCCGCTGTACGACCCGCGGCGGCTGGCCGGCAACGAGGTGCCGCTGGCGGCCGCCGTCTACTTCGACGACATGTACGTCGACTCGGGCCTGCAACTCGACACGGCGGCCCGGGTCGGCAACGCCCAGGCGTGGGTGACCAACGAGTACGAGCACGACGGCGTCGGCGAGGAGCGCGTCTTCGCCCGGCTGACCGAGCTGATCCGCGACGTCGGCGGCGGCCTCCAGGACTGA